Within the Enterococcus hirae ATCC 9790 genome, the region CTAATGGCACTGGGAATCTCTGGAGGAAGTATTGCCGCAGCATTCAACATGTTAGTTGCTTTTATGCCTCCAGCTGCTCGTTTTAGTGTCGGAATTTTATTGATCATTGTCCTACAGGCTTTGAATATGTTCTTAACACTTTTGAGTGCCTATGTACATGGCGCACGATTACAATATGTAGAATTTTTTGGAAAGTTTTACACTGGAGGAGGGCGTTCCTTCAAACCACTAAAAACGGTGGAGAAATACGTCAACATCAATCATAAGAAAAAATAGAAATATTGGAGGAATTTGATACAATGATGGATTATTTGATTACTCAAAATGGTGGAATGGTATTTGCAGTATTAGCGATGGCAACAGCAACGATTTTTTCAGGAATCGGGTCTGCTAAAGGCGTTGGAATGACTGGGGAAGCGGCAGCAGCATTGACGACCAGTCAACCAGAAAAATTCGGACAAGCGTTAATTTTACAATTACTTCCAGGTACCCAAGGATTATACGGCTTCGTTATCGCCTTCTTGATTTTTATCAACTTAGGCAGCGATATGTCTGTCGTTCAAGGATTGAACTTCTTAGGAGCTTCCTTACCGATTGCCTTTACTGGTTTATTCTCAGGGATCGCTCAAGGGAAGGTTGCAGCTGCTGGTATTCAAATTCTAGCGAAAAAACCTGAGCATGCAACGAAAGGGATCATTTTTGCTGCGATGGTTGAAACATATGCCATCTTAGGTTTCGTTATTTCTTTCTTACTGGTCTTAAATGCGTAATAGCCTAGCTTATAAGGAGGAATGACGGTGGATGCCGATTGATAAAATCATCACTCAAATAAATGAAACAGCACAACTCGAACGTGCATCATTCGAAGAAATGAAGCGCAAAGAAATCGATCAAAAATTCGAAGTGAAAAAGTGGCAGATCGAAGCAGATTTTCAGAAAGAAAAAGCAAGTAAACTGGAAGAAATTGAACGAAGTTATCGCCAGTTGAGAAACAAGCAAAAAATGCAAGTGAAACAAGAAATCTTAAATGCGAAACAAGAAGTTTTACAGCGTTTATTCACGGAAGCAACGCTTCAGTTAGAAAATGAACCAAAAGAAGAACAACTTGCGTTGATGAAGCAAATGATCCAAACATTACCGATCAATGGCACAGCTCGCTTGATCCCAGGAGAAAAATCAGCGGATATCTTAACACCTGCGGTCATCGCTGAATGGAATGAAGAACTTCCTTTTGAATTAATCCGGGAAGACTTTACTGAAAAAGCACAAGCAGGGTTGATCATTGATGATGCTGGTATCCAATATAACTTTTTGTTTAGTCACTTGATCAAGGAAATTCAAGAGACGATGAGTGCTGAAATTGCCAAAGAATTATTTGACTAAGGAGGGATTGTCAAATGGAGTATCATGAATTAAATCCCTTGATACGTGGTAGAGAATTAGAGTTGATTTCAAAAGACACGTTTGAGCAAATGATCCAAACCGATTCGATCGATTCACTTGGAGAAATCTTACAATCCACGATCTATCAGCCGTATATCTATGACGGCTTTGACAAGGATTTTGAAGCCAATCTCTCTCAGGAACGCAGCAAATTATTCCAGTGGTTGAAAGAATCTGCACCAGAACCAGAAATCGTTTGGATCTATACGATGCGTTACACTTTCCATAATTTGAAAGTATTGACAAAGGCTGAGATCACAGGGCAAAACCTTGATCACCTTTACATCCATGATGGATTTTATTCGCTGGAAGTGTTGAAAGATGCGATTCACACGCAAGTGTCGGTGGAATTGCCAGACAGTCTCATGGATTATATTCGAGAAGTTCATGAATACTGCGAAGAATCGACTATTTTACAAGGGATCGATGTGATTTATGACCGTTGTTTTCTAACCGAGCAACGTCGCTTAGGGGAACAGCTTGGTTACCCTGAACTATTAGAAGAGATCATTGCTTTTATCGATTTAACGAATATCACCACGACAGCAAGAGGGATCTTGCAGCATCGTTCTGCAGGTTTTATGACAACAGTTATTTCAAGTTCAGGAAGTATTCCGAAAGACACATTGCTTTCCTTTGTTCGTGGGGAAATGGCATCTTTTACTCAGTTTTTACTGACAACAGATTACAGTGAGCTATTAAAGCAAGTCATCCATGAAGAACAGATTGATTTAGTTAGCTTGGAACAATTGAAAGATGATTATTTAAGTTCTTTTTATCAAGTAGCACAGACACAAGCGTTTGGCCCGTTACCATTACTAGCTTTTTTGAACGCAAAAGAAGTCGAAAGTAAAAATCTGCGCCTTTTGATCATTGGCAAACGAAATCACTTTTCACTGGAACAACTAAAAGAAAGGATGAGACAGGTCTATGACTTATAAAATCGGAGTAGTAGGTGACAAGGATTCTGTCTCGCCTTTTCGATTATTTGGCTTTGATGTACAGCATGGTACGACAAAGACTGAAATAAGAAAAACAATCGATGAGATGGCTAAGAATGAATATGGTGTGATCTATATCACCGAACAATGTGCAAATCTGGTCCCTGAAACGATTGAGCGCTATAAAGGACAATTGACACCTGCGATCATTTTGATTCCTAGTCATCAAGGAACCCTTGGTATCGGTTTAGAAGAGATCCAAAATAGTGTGGAAAAAGCTGTTGGACAAAATATTTTATAATAGGAAAAGGAGATAGTCATTTGCAAATTGGAAAAATCATAAAAGTCTCCGGTCCTCTCGTTATGGCAGAAAATATGTCAGAAGCAAGTATTCAAGACATGTGTTTAGTGGGAGATTTAGGAGTCATCGGCGAAATCATTGAGATGCGTCAAGATGTGGCGTCTATTCAAGTATATGAAGAAACTTCAGGAATTGGTCCCGGAGAACCTGTTCGTTCCACTGGGGAAGCACTATCTGTTGAGCTAGGACCAGGAATCATTTCACAAATGTTTGACGGGATTCAAAGACCACTGGATACATTTATGGAAGTGACTCAAAGTAACTTCTTAGGACGTGGGGTCCAATTACCAGCTTTAGATCATGAGAAACAATGGTGGTTTGAAGCGACAATCGAAGAAGGAACAGAAGTAAGTGCTGGAGACATCATTGGGTACGTGGATGAAACGAAGATCATTCAGCACAAAATCATGGTCCCTAATGGTATCAAAGGAACTGTACAAAAAATT harbors:
- a CDS encoding V-type ATP synthase subunit K produces the protein MMDYLITQNGGMVFAVLAMATATIFSGIGSAKGVGMTGEAAAALTTSQPEKFGQALILQLLPGTQGLYGFVIAFLIFINLGSDMSVVQGLNFLGASLPIAFTGLFSGIAQGKVAAAGIQILAKKPEHATKGIIFAAMVETYAILGFVISFLLVLNA
- the ntpE gene encoding V-type sodium ATPase subunit E encodes the protein MPIDKIITQINETAQLERASFEEMKRKEIDQKFEVKKWQIEADFQKEKASKLEEIERSYRQLRNKQKMQVKQEILNAKQEVLQRLFTEATLQLENEPKEEQLALMKQMIQTLPINGTARLIPGEKSADILTPAVIAEWNEELPFELIREDFTEKAQAGLIIDDAGIQYNFLFSHLIKEIQETMSAEIAKELFD
- a CDS encoding V-type ATPase subunit — encoded protein: MEYHELNPLIRGRELELISKDTFEQMIQTDSIDSLGEILQSTIYQPYIYDGFDKDFEANLSQERSKLFQWLKESAPEPEIVWIYTMRYTFHNLKVLTKAEITGQNLDHLYIHDGFYSLEVLKDAIHTQVSVELPDSLMDYIREVHEYCEESTILQGIDVIYDRCFLTEQRRLGEQLGYPELLEEIIAFIDLTNITTTARGILQHRSAGFMTTVISSSGSIPKDTLLSFVRGEMASFTQFLLTTDYSELLKQVIHEEQIDLVSLEQLKDDYLSSFYQVAQTQAFGPLPLLAFLNAKEVESKNLRLLIIGKRNHFSLEQLKERMRQVYDL
- a CDS encoding V-type ATP synthase subunit F, with the translated sequence MTYKIGVVGDKDSVSPFRLFGFDVQHGTTKTEIRKTIDEMAKNEYGVIYITEQCANLVPETIERYKGQLTPAIILIPSHQGTLGIGLEEIQNSVEKAVGQNIL